In one Drosophila pseudoobscura strain MV-25-SWS-2005 chromosome X, UCI_Dpse_MV25, whole genome shotgun sequence genomic region, the following are encoded:
- the tap gene encoding basic helix-loop-helix neural transcription factor TAP, whose amino-acid sequence MAACYNAYSAPSQSFEFDEDDDDASFDSGYEKSFETEAQVSSRRRLDFDETYNSAAAGPAAPLAYAGTWDTAPINSPPAGFVGLLDTSSNHSTRSGRTLVEHLNSRATGGGFEPQLTSTPMKSPEDPDAPRPKRKYAVGKNRVTRSRSPTQVVRIKKFRRMKANDRERNRMHSLNDALEKLRVTLPSLPEETKLTKIEILRFAHNYIFALEQVLESGNTVNLDLEKLQNFTLSGERITKELFDALFVNPQPFPMFGCGRMFPYGQTQQPPLSQHSEAHSDPLPHPHHHQPQMVPFQPGMDYPSAAPHPHPQHPTGFDFGSSMRYYQHHPQQEPNPQQTPPAGQFSQEKYDLFRGSFEAAANLPSSATEPAMHQQSSFYTQTPPWKEYPEEQPNHHPQLHPYPHSYKQFAPQV is encoded by the coding sequence ATGGCTGCTTGTTATAATGCCTACAGTGCTCCCTCTCAATCCTTCGAGTTcgacgaggacgatgacgatgcATCTTTCGACAGCGGCTACGAAAAGAGCTTCGAGACGGAGGCCCAGGTCAGCTCCCGGAGGCGTTTGGATTTCGATGAGACGTACAACAGTGCAGCGGCCGGGCCGGCGGCGCCTTTGGCCTATGCCGGCACCTGGGACACAGCCCCGATCAACTCACCGCCGGCAGGATTTGTGGGCCTGCTGGACACGAGCAGCAACCACAGCACGCGCAGCGGCCGCACCCTGGTGGAGCACCTGAACAGCCGTGCCACTGGCGGAGGCTTCGAGCCGCAACTGACCAGCACACCAATGAAGTCGCCGGAAGATCCGGATGCACCGCGGCCCAAGCGAAAATATGCCGTCGGCAAGAACCGCGTCACCCGTTCGCGCAGCCCCACACAGGTGGTGCGCATCAAGAAGTTCCGTCGAATGAAGGCCAACGACCGGGAGCGCAACCGGATGCACAGCCTAAACGATGCGCTGGAGAAGCTGCGGGTGACGCTGCCCTCGCTGCCCGAGGAGACAAAGCTCACGAAGATCGAGATACTTCGGTTCGCCCACAACTACATATTTGCTCTGGAGCAGGTGCTGGAGAGCGGGAACACCGTCAACCTGGACCTAGAGAAGCTGCAGAACTTCACATTGAGCGGAGAGCGCATTACGAAGGAGCTTTTCGACGCCCTCTTCGTGAACCCGCAGCCATTCCCCATGTTTGGTTGCGGTCGGATGTTTCCTTACGGCCAGACGCAGCAGCCTCCTCTTTCCCAGCATTCTGAAGCACATTCAGATCCTCTTCCCCATCCTCATCACCATCAGCCGCAGATGGTTCCATTTCAGCCGGGAATGGATTACCCTTCAGCagctcctcatcctcatccccaACATCCAACTGGCTTCGACTTCGGCAGCAGCATGCGGTATTATCAGCATCATCCACAGCAGGAGCCGAACCCGCAGCAGACGCCACCCGCTGGCCAGTTCTCGCAGGAGAAATATGATCTGTTCCGAGGAAGCTTCGAGGCAGCTGCCAATCTACCGTCTTCAGCAACGGAACCAGCAATGCACCAGCAGAGCAGCTTCTACACGCAGACGCCGCCCTGGAAGGAGTACCCAGAGGAGCAGCCCAATCACCATCCACAGCTCCATCCATATCCACACAGCTATAAGCAATTTGCCCCCCAGGTATAG